A single window of Persephonella sp. DNA harbors:
- the ruvX gene encoding Holliday junction resolvase RuvX yields the protein MNKRVLALDVGNKRIGVAYSDPFGISANPLPVIQNDEKVFEKIKNLVKEYDIGTIVIGLPLTLKGEEGEQAQKTREFAEKLKQEIPDIPIKFVDERFTTTLAERQLRETTKKSKRKQKLDSVSAVYILKTYLDSLHI from the coding sequence ATGAACAAACGGGTTTTAGCCCTTGATGTTGGTAATAAAAGAATAGGGGTTGCTTATAGCGACCCCTTTGGTATATCTGCAAATCCCCTTCCTGTTATCCAAAATGATGAAAAAGTATTTGAAAAAATTAAAAACTTAGTCAAAGAATATGACATCGGGACAATAGTAATAGGTCTTCCTTTAACCCTAAAAGGCGAAGAAGGGGAACAGGCACAGAAAACAAGAGAGTTTGCAGAAAAACTAAAACAGGAAATTCCTGATATTCCTATAAAGTTTGTTGATGAAAGATTTACAACAACACTGGCAGAAAGACAGCTCAGAGAAACCACAAAAAAATCAAAAAGAAAACAAAAACTGGACAGTGTATCTGCTGTTTATATCTTAAAAACATATCTGGATAGTTTGCACATTTAG
- the mltG gene encoding endolytic transglycosylase MltG gives MKKLVYFLAALFLLILAISGISYYVLLSKINSYNQLSKPVFVKIHKGESIKKIAEKLEKKGIIKDKNLFILYARYKNKPLKYGFYMFKGKLNIPQVWEILYTGKEKLIKFTIIPGEDLIDIGQKLEKAGFVQKEEFYKYVFDPKNVRWYGLEGKSFEGYFPPDTYYFRKDFTLRNIIETFLGDFKRKYKPVLKPVENLTPYQVMIVASMVEKETAVPEEKPIIAGVIINRLKKGMKLQIDSTIIYALKLKNQWYGDLTKKNMKIDSPYNTYLYQGLPPTPICSFSLESLKAVINYKKTEYLYFFSKDGKRHSFSKTYREHLRKVRAAY, from the coding sequence ATGAAAAAGCTTGTTTATTTTTTAGCTGCTTTATTTTTACTAATCTTAGCTATATCCGGAATATCTTATTATGTCCTATTATCAAAAATTAATTCATACAATCAACTTTCAAAACCTGTTTTTGTCAAAATACATAAAGGGGAAAGTATAAAAAAGATTGCAGAAAAGTTAGAAAAGAAAGGAATAATAAAAGACAAAAATCTTTTTATTCTATATGCCAGATACAAAAACAAACCCCTTAAATACGGCTTTTATATGTTCAAAGGAAAACTTAATATTCCTCAAGTATGGGAAATTCTTTATACAGGTAAAGAAAAATTAATAAAATTTACCATTATTCCCGGTGAAGATTTAATAGACATAGGACAAAAACTGGAAAAAGCAGGATTTGTTCAAAAAGAGGAATTCTATAAGTATGTCTTTGACCCGAAAAATGTTAGATGGTATGGACTTGAAGGCAAGTCATTTGAGGGATATTTTCCACCTGATACTTATTACTTTAGAAAAGATTTTACCCTTAGAAATATAATTGAAACATTTTTAGGGGATTTTAAACGAAAATATAAACCTGTTTTGAAACCTGTAGAAAATCTCACTCCATATCAAGTTATGATTGTGGCTTCTATGGTAGAAAAGGAAACTGCTGTTCCAGAAGAAAAACCTATAATAGCAGGGGTTATAATAAACAGGCTTAAAAAAGGAATGAAATTGCAGATTGACTCGACAATTATTTACGCTCTAAAGCTTAAAAATCAGTGGTATGGAGACCTTACAAAGAAAAATATGAAAATAGATTCACCTTATAACACCTATTTGTATCAAGGACTTCCACCTACCCCTATATGTAGCTTTTCACTGGAGAGTTTAAAAGCTGTGATTAATTATAAAAAGACAGAATATCTATATTTTTTCTCTAAAGATGGCAAAAGACATTCCTTCTCTAAAACATACAGAGAACATCTAAGGAAGGTCAGGGCAGCTTACTGA
- a CDS encoding glycosyltransferase codes for MKPRIVFIKTPDPKKIVDSLMEGLAKSLSARNFETKIVEPTPENVQEVVNEIIEYKPLFTFDFNLDGLIFAEKDGEQRILPDVIGNIHVSWFLEDPMIHFTKLKSTLHSNQLLFLTIDIEHAQWIGGMKKNVAFMAPGINPGDFPPPNTEKEFDVAFLGPVSDPDIIEQAWKERFDQPLFDFAVELGRMLYRNPDMPVRYASGFLLSQYTQDFQQAMFKFQQEREDDFMKYLIEIALYAMHLRRWNIIDSIEDFEINVLGPVQGETKENVIVYEDVIENKDVINFLSKTKISLLSHPTFITTGLAYSVFASVGANTLTMVEERLASKSFLVDGQDLITYHPIDSVEIEGKIAYYLEDAPQEREEIAKHGRDNVFQNHTILHRGEFLANILNDIIKQASGVEENNGQKTEDQQEGQ; via the coding sequence ATGAAACCAAGAATTGTCTTTATAAAAACACCAGACCCTAAAAAAATTGTTGACTCTCTTATGGAAGGTCTTGCAAAATCACTTTCTGCAAGAAATTTTGAAACAAAAATTGTAGAACCAACACCTGAAAATGTTCAGGAAGTAGTTAATGAAATCATTGAATACAAGCCGCTTTTTACATTTGATTTTAATCTGGATGGTCTAATCTTTGCAGAAAAAGATGGAGAACAAAGAATTCTTCCTGATGTTATCGGGAACATCCATGTAAGCTGGTTTTTAGAAGACCCTATGATTCATTTTACAAAACTAAAATCAACACTTCACTCTAATCAGCTTCTTTTCCTGACTATAGATATAGAACATGCCCAGTGGATTGGGGGCATGAAAAAAAATGTTGCCTTTATGGCACCGGGAATTAATCCCGGAGATTTTCCCCCTCCAAACACCGAAAAAGAGTTTGATGTTGCATTCTTAGGACCGGTTTCTGACCCTGATATTATTGAACAGGCTTGGAAAGAAAGATTTGACCAGCCTTTATTTGATTTTGCCGTTGAACTTGGAAGAATGCTTTACAGAAATCCTGATATGCCTGTTAGATATGCCTCAGGATTTTTACTTTCCCAGTATACACAGGATTTTCAACAGGCAATGTTCAAGTTCCAGCAGGAAAGGGAAGATGATTTTATGAAATATCTTATAGAGATAGCCCTATATGCTATGCATCTTAGAAGATGGAATATTATTGATTCTATTGAGGATTTTGAGATAAATGTTCTGGGTCCTGTTCAGGGAGAAACCAAAGAAAATGTTATTGTGTATGAAGATGTAATAGAAAACAAAGATGTAATAAACTTCCTGTCAAAAACAAAAATATCCCTACTATCCCATCCGACATTTATAACAACCGGACTTGCCTATTCAGTATTTGCTTCTGTTGGGGCAAACACACTTACAATGGTTGAGGAAAGACTTGCATCAAAATCATTCCTTGTTGATGGTCAGGACTTAATTACATACCATCCTATTGATAGCGTTGAGATAGAAGGGAAAATAGCATATTATCTGGAAGATGCACCTCAAGAAAGGGAAGAAATAGCAAAACACGGCAGAGACAATGTATTCCAGAACCACACAATTCTCCATAGAGGAGAATTCCTTGCCAATATACTAAATGACATTATAAAACAGGCTTCTGGAGTTGAAGAAAACAACGGCCAGAAAACTGAAGACCAGCAGGAGGGTCAGTAA
- a CDS encoding NAD-binding protein, whose amino-acid sequence MVSEGKKKKIIIFGLGFFGKKLIEKLSKNWEIIGVDINESVISQLSGEFENVEFLHGDASSILTWKKIELASIGHIISTIKDTDVSLEVCRIAREVFKLDSPVIVLLFDEDRAEDFESFEATIIKPAEIITNAVVSKIEKNYTVATNIGLGKGEIIEVNILARSHLVDRKLKYLKPTRWRIAAIYRNGELIIPTGNERIKVGDKVVIIGDPKVLENLVNILIKGIPQFPLQFGSDMATIYAPKFRKSLEEAAYLKKHTKAHKLQIYPYKKYDIRKDFEFIKETVDNFEIKNPVNSHLQLFKLEEDIGTVIIPFIKEPFFKWFKLKAIFEEATKPFLISRGSSPYKSIVVSFNCSEPAFILEMGIELSRLMKLPVEVVYGVMPEELRGIEEEEAIKERNEIISDFEHIYKTGIKYSVLEGNPVKETLKYMKDKKDSLLLTVYDKKEKISVFSPNVPFYITKNVKSSVLCFPLEEMTYE is encoded by the coding sequence ATGGTCTCTGAAGGAAAAAAGAAAAAAATAATAATATTTGGGCTGGGATTTTTTGGTAAAAAACTGATTGAAAAATTATCAAAAAACTGGGAAATAATCGGAGTTGATATAAATGAGTCTGTAATCTCACAACTCTCCGGCGAATTTGAAAACGTTGAATTTCTCCATGGTGATGCCTCCAGTATCCTCACATGGAAAAAGATAGAACTGGCATCAATTGGTCATATTATTTCTACCATAAAGGATACAGATGTCTCTCTGGAAGTATGCAGAATAGCTAGAGAGGTTTTTAAGCTTGATAGTCCGGTTATTGTTTTACTTTTTGATGAGGATAGGGCTGAAGATTTTGAAAGTTTTGAAGCCACAATTATAAAACCTGCAGAAATAATAACAAATGCTGTTGTATCAAAGATAGAAAAAAATTACACCGTCGCCACAAATATTGGTCTTGGGAAAGGGGAGATTATTGAGGTTAACATACTTGCCCGCTCACATCTTGTAGATAGAAAACTCAAATATTTGAAACCTACCAGATGGAGAATTGCCGCCATTTACAGAAATGGCGAACTTATCATACCTACAGGAAATGAGAGAATAAAGGTAGGAGATAAAGTTGTAATTATAGGTGACCCTAAAGTACTGGAAAATCTGGTTAATATTTTAATTAAAGGTATTCCCCAATTTCCTCTCCAGTTTGGCTCAGATATGGCCACAATTTATGCCCCTAAATTCAGAAAAAGCCTTGAAGAAGCAGCTTATCTAAAAAAACATACAAAAGCCCATAAATTACAGATATATCCGTATAAAAAATATGACATAAGAAAAGATTTTGAGTTTATAAAAGAGACTGTTGATAATTTTGAGATAAAAAATCCTGTTAATAGCCATCTGCAGCTTTTCAAATTAGAAGAAGATATAGGAACAGTTATAATCCCATTTATAAAAGAACCATTTTTCAAATGGTTTAAGCTGAAAGCTATATTCGAAGAGGCAACAAAGCCATTTTTAATCAGCAGGGGAAGTTCTCCTTATAAAAGTATTGTTGTTTCTTTTAACTGCTCCGAACCTGCTTTCATTCTTGAGATGGGAATTGAACTATCAAGGCTTATGAAACTGCCTGTTGAGGTTGTTTACGGTGTCATGCCTGAGGAGTTAAGGGGTATAGAGGAAGAAGAAGCCATAAAAGAAAGGAATGAGATTATCTCAGATTTTGAACATATATACAAAACAGGGATTAAATACTCTGTTTTAGAGGGAAATCCTGTAAAGGAAACACTGAAATATATGAAAGATAAAAAGGATTCATTGCTTTTGACAGTTTATGACAAAAAGGAAAAAATATCCGTATTTTCTCCGAATGTTCCATTTTATATAACCAAAAATGTAAAATCCTCGGTTTTATGTTTTCCTTTAGAGGAAATGACCTATGAGTAA
- a CDS encoding cation:proton antiporter: MSKEESILLLVVSVGAFIMPFISKRLMLPSAVGEILFGLIIGIFFKQFAAESSLSILHFLGSLGFLILMYLAGLEINFEKIKVTPKKNLFIYILSILIIVILSFVIVFYTGQPKINILIYLTVAVGLLYPVLKDAGLLETEFAQSMLIIASIGEVLSLLFISGFFMYFEHGLSKETFIQLIEIYIFFFIAYIVLKLLQLYAWWNPKKMFLFIKTDDPTETAVRANFANMFVFAALANILGLEYIIGAFFGGMLFAMIFKERHEIQEKIGSFGYGFLIPVFFIEVGLRFDIFSFLQKEVFLGALSIIAVILLIRFFAAIPLIFSGFSVKEIISFPFATSMPLTLLVAIATLGLETHTIDEKYASMIILAALLSGILYPWIFKFILKQNT; this comes from the coding sequence ATGAGTAAAGAAGAATCTATATTGCTTCTTGTGGTCTCTGTAGGTGCATTTATAATGCCTTTTATCAGTAAAAGGCTTATGCTTCCTTCTGCTGTAGGGGAAATATTATTTGGGCTGATAATAGGAATATTTTTCAAACAGTTTGCAGCTGAAAGCAGTCTTAGTATTCTCCATTTTTTAGGTAGCCTTGGTTTTCTTATCCTGATGTATCTTGCAGGTCTGGAAATTAATTTTGAAAAAATTAAAGTTACCCCAAAGAAAAATCTGTTTATATACATACTATCTATACTGATAATTGTTATCCTTTCCTTTGTAATAGTATTTTATACAGGTCAGCCTAAAATTAATATACTGATTTATCTTACCGTAGCTGTGGGGTTGCTTTATCCTGTTTTGAAAGATGCCGGACTCCTTGAAACAGAATTTGCCCAATCAATGTTAATAATCGCCAGTATAGGAGAAGTCCTCAGTCTTCTTTTTATATCCGGATTTTTTATGTATTTTGAACACGGTTTATCAAAGGAAACATTTATCCAGCTAATAGAGATATACATCTTCTTCTTTATTGCATATATTGTGTTGAAACTTCTACAGCTTTATGCATGGTGGAATCCTAAAAAAATGTTTTTGTTTATAAAAACAGATGACCCAACAGAAACAGCGGTCAGGGCTAATTTTGCAAATATGTTTGTTTTTGCAGCACTTGCAAACATACTGGGACTTGAATATATAATAGGTGCATTTTTCGGTGGAATGCTATTTGCAATGATTTTCAAAGAAAGACATGAAATTCAAGAAAAAATAGGAAGTTTTGGGTATGGTTTTTTAATTCCTGTGTTTTTTATTGAGGTAGGCTTGAGATTTGATATTTTTAGCTTTTTACAAAAAGAAGTATTTTTAGGGGCTCTTAGCATAATAGCTGTTATTTTGCTGATAAGATTTTTTGCTGCTATTCCTCTGATTTTTTCCGGTTTTTCTGTAAAGGAAATCATATCTTTCCCATTTGCTACCTCAATGCCCCTTACACTGCTTGTTGCTATTGCAACACTGGGTCTTGAAACCCATACAATAGATGAAAAATATGCATCAATGATTATCCTTGCTGCCCTTCTAAGTGGAATTTTGTATCCATGGATATTTAAATTTATACTTAAACAAAATACATAA
- a CDS encoding 3'-5' exonuclease, with translation MYNLTTDEAVFTVIDLETTGFHPEKDYIIEIAAIKFQGNVEIDRYHQLVKPDMDFVPQHISKLTGITTAMVIDQPKINEVLPEFFKFIKDSIIVAHNAKFDISFLNYNGKLYLNKTLKNPVICTDNLARRILPDIDSKSLENIAFHFNIPFKQRHRALSDAETTLKIFIKMLQFLEDYNVNRVIDIIRLSEGKRINDRMKRKKYV, from the coding sequence ATGTATAACCTGACAACCGATGAGGCTGTTTTTACAGTTATAGACCTTGAAACAACAGGATTTCATCCTGAAAAGGATTATATAATTGAGATAGCCGCAATAAAATTTCAGGGAAATGTGGAGATTGACAGATACCATCAACTTGTAAAACCTGATATGGATTTTGTTCCACAGCATATTTCTAAATTGACCGGTATCACAACAGCAATGGTGATTGACCAGCCAAAGATAAATGAGGTTTTGCCTGAGTTTTTCAAATTTATAAAAGACAGTATAATTGTTGCCCATAATGCAAAGTTTGATATTTCCTTTCTAAACTATAACGGAAAACTTTACCTGAACAAAACACTAAAAAATCCGGTGATATGCACAGATAATCTTGCAAGGCGTATTCTTCCTGATATTGATAGCAAATCTCTGGAAAATATAGCATTCCATTTTAATATCCCTTTTAAACAAAGACACAGGGCTTTATCTGATGCAGAAACCACACTTAAGATATTTATAAAAATGCTTCAGTTTCTTGAGGATTATAATGTCAACAGGGTAATTGATATAATAAGGCTATCTGAGGGAAAAAGAATAAATGACAGAATGAAGAGGAAGAAATATGTTTAA
- the proC gene encoding pyrroline-5-carboxylate reductase has translation MFKIGIIGAGNMGEAIVRGLIEKNVVKSTEIVVSDIDPDRISYLVEKYNVAGSSSNKRVVENSEIIFLAVKPKDLEKTLEPIKDSWTEDKVLISVLAGIKIEKIRKFLEEPVIVRIMPNTPALIGEGAIGVSFGEIDEDKKIEILNILNALGVVVEVDESLMDVVTGLSGSGPAYVFMFIEGLIQGGIKGGLSYAQAKELAVQTVLGAAKLVKELDEHPAVLRDKVSSPAGTTIYALHKLEEKGLKDAVISAVEEATKRSKELSK, from the coding sequence ATGTTTAAGATTGGAATAATCGGCGCAGGAAATATGGGAGAGGCTATAGTCAGAGGGCTAATTGAAAAGAATGTAGTTAAATCTACAGAAATAGTTGTTTCCGATATTGACCCTGATAGGATTAGTTATCTGGTTGAAAAATACAATGTTGCAGGAAGTTCCAGTAATAAAAGAGTTGTTGAAAACTCTGAAATAATCTTTCTGGCAGTTAAACCTAAAGATTTAGAAAAAACTTTGGAACCTATAAAGGACAGCTGGACAGAGGATAAAGTTCTGATATCTGTTTTAGCTGGAATAAAAATAGAAAAAATAAGAAAATTCCTTGAAGAACCGGTTATAGTTAGAATTATGCCTAATACACCTGCACTTATCGGTGAAGGTGCAATAGGAGTGTCTTTTGGGGAAATAGATGAAGATAAGAAGATAGAAATTTTAAATATTCTTAATGCCCTCGGGGTTGTTGTTGAAGTTGATGAGTCTCTAATGGATGTTGTAACAGGTCTGTCTGGAAGTGGCCCTGCTTATGTATTTATGTTTATTGAAGGACTTATTCAAGGTGGCATTAAAGGAGGGCTGTCTTACGCTCAGGCAAAAGAACTTGCTGTCCAAACAGTTTTAGGTGCTGCAAAGCTGGTTAAAGAGCTTGATGAACATCCTGCTGTTTTAAGGGACAAGGTAAGCTCACCTGCAGGAACGACTATTTATGCTTTACATAAACTTGAGGAAAAAGGCCTTAAAGACGCTGTTATTTCTGCTGTGGAGGAAGCAACAAAAAGAAGCAAAGAGTTATCTAAATAA
- the hemW gene encoding radical SAM family heme chaperone HemW — MFDFLNKDAILDCMIKGIYIHIPFCINKCPYCDFTSVAFVDKDIFRRYLNLLKKEFLLYKDKNFNIQTIYFGGGTPSVFPPEYIEEIIDFIADNVKTVNNLEITIEVNPETYRYKEFKQLLNAGVNRISIGAQSLNEKVLKSLGRWHSPKDVVETVYSAADAGIENINMDMIYGVQGQTLKGLEEDLKGYTQLPVKHISAYMLTAYEETPLGQMVKRGEYSLPEEDLLLDMFKLIDGFLNEKGFDRYELSNWAKKGYHCKHNLFYWTGEEFLGIGVSAWSLVDNERFGNTKNLYEYMEKINKGQSAVLFRDKLSPEEKRKEKIILGLRLAEGIDIELVKDKMDFVNQIVSDGLAKIENNRLKLTPEGIMVSNYITASLI; from the coding sequence ATGTTTGATTTTTTGAATAAAGATGCTATTTTAGATTGCATGATTAAAGGAATATATATCCATATACCATTTTGCATTAATAAGTGTCCTTATTGTGATTTCACGTCTGTCGCATTTGTAGACAAAGATATTTTCAGAAGGTATTTAAATCTTCTAAAAAAAGAGTTCCTTTTATATAAGGACAAAAATTTTAATATCCAGACTATCTATTTTGGCGGAGGAACGCCATCGGTTTTTCCCCCTGAATACATAGAGGAAATTATTGATTTTATTGCCGATAATGTCAAAACCGTGAATAATCTGGAAATAACCATAGAGGTTAATCCTGAAACCTATAGATACAAAGAATTTAAACAGCTATTAAATGCCGGAGTTAATCGTATAAGTATTGGTGCACAGAGTCTTAATGAAAAGGTTTTGAAATCCCTTGGTAGATGGCATTCTCCCAAAGATGTTGTAGAGACAGTTTATTCAGCTGCAGATGCAGGAATAGAAAATATAAATATGGATATGATTTACGGTGTTCAGGGGCAAACATTAAAAGGCCTTGAAGAAGACCTAAAAGGATATACTCAACTTCCAGTAAAACATATATCTGCGTATATGTTAACTGCTTATGAAGAAACTCCTCTTGGTCAGATGGTAAAAAGGGGTGAATACTCATTGCCAGAGGAAGATTTATTACTGGATATGTTTAAGCTAATTGATGGCTTTTTAAATGAAAAAGGGTTTGATAGATATGAACTTTCAAACTGGGCAAAAAAAGGCTATCACTGCAAACATAATCTTTTTTACTGGACAGGAGAAGAATTTCTGGGAATAGGTGTTTCTGCATGGTCTTTGGTGGATAACGAAAGATTCGGTAATACAAAAAATCTGTATGAATATATGGAAAAAATAAATAAAGGTCAGTCTGCTGTTTTGTTCAGAGATAAACTTTCTCCAGAGGAAAAAAGGAAAGAGAAAATAATTCTTGGACTGAGACTTGCAGAGGGTATAGATATAGAACTGGTAAAAGATAAAATGGATTTTGTTAATCAGATAGTATCTGATGGTCTTGCCAAAATAGAAAATAACAGGCTGAAACTTACACCTGAAGGTATTATGGTATCAAACTATATAACCGCTTCCCTTATTTAG
- a CDS encoding ferredoxin translates to MKVKVSVDQDLCTACALCYDELPEVYEDQGDGIAKVKDEIGGDGAIIEGELAERALEITEECPSGALQTEVVEE, encoded by the coding sequence ATGAAAGTAAAAGTATCTGTAGACCAGGATCTCTGCACAGCTTGCGCACTCTGCTACGATGAACTTCCAGAAGTTTACGAAGACCAGGGTGACGGAATAGCTAAAGTTAAGGACGAAATCGGCGGAGATGGTGCTATCATAGAAGGAGAACTCGCAGAAAGAGCTCTCGAAATCACAGAAGAATGCCCATCTGGTGCACTCCAAACAGAAGTAGTAGAAGAATAA
- a CDS encoding HU family DNA-binding protein — translation MTKAELVARVAEQAGTTKAAARRCVDAFVLTLAQALERGERIALPGLGVFNVKERKARKGRNPRTGKVIKIPARKVVTFRPAKSLRERVK, via the coding sequence ATGACAAAAGCAGAATTAGTAGCAAGAGTAGCTGAGCAGGCGGGGACAACAAAGGCTGCAGCAAGAAGATGCGTTGATGCATTTGTTCTTACTCTCGCTCAAGCTCTGGAAAGAGGAGAAAGAATTGCACTTCCAGGACTTGGTGTATTCAACGTAAAAGAAAGAAAAGCAAGAAAAGGAAGAAACCCAAGAACTGGAAAAGTTATCAAAATCCCTGCCAGAAAAGTTGTTACCTTCCGTCCTGCTAAGTCTCTCAGAGAAAGAGTTAAGTAA
- the aat gene encoding leucyl/phenylalanyl-tRNA--protein transferase: MIWLDKEDIWFPDPYNAPGDYPLAIGGDLSPERLIFAYSLGIFPWYSEGEPILWWSPDPRMVLFPDELKISRSLKKVLKNKGFEVKFNTAFEEVIKNCATVKRKGQDGTWLTPEMIEAYIRLHKLGFAHSVETYLDGNLVGGLYGVAIGGAFFGESMFHKVSDASKVAFVHLVNRLKEKGFDIIDCQQSTPHMARFGAREIPRKEFLDIISKSIHKKTSLV, translated from the coding sequence ATGATTTGGTTAGATAAAGAGGATATATGGTTTCCTGACCCTTATAATGCCCCGGGGGATTATCCCCTTGCCATAGGTGGAGATTTATCTCCTGAAAGACTTATTTTTGCATATTCTTTAGGGATATTCCCATGGTATTCTGAAGGGGAGCCTATCTTATGGTGGTCTCCGGACCCAAGAATGGTTTTGTTTCCTGATGAGCTGAAAATATCCAGAAGCCTAAAAAAAGTCCTGAAAAACAAGGGCTTTGAAGTCAAATTCAACACTGCATTTGAGGAAGTGATAAAAAACTGTGCCACCGTAAAGAGAAAAGGTCAGGATGGCACATGGTTAACTCCAGAAATGATAGAAGCTTATATAAGATTACATAAACTTGGATTTGCCCATAGTGTAGAGACATATTTAGATGGAAATCTGGTCGGGGGTTTGTATGGAGTAGCTATAGGCGGTGCATTTTTCGGAGAATCTATGTTCCACAAAGTATCTGATGCTTCAAAGGTGGCCTTTGTCCATCTTGTTAACAGGCTAAAAGAAAAAGGATTTGATATTATCGATTGTCAGCAGTCTACACCCCATATGGCAAGGTTTGGTGCAAGGGAAATTCCAAGGAAAGAGTTCTTGGATATTATTAGTAAGTCAATTCACAAAAAAACATCTTTAGTATAA